A genomic segment from Nitrospirota bacterium encodes:
- a CDS encoding PAS domain-containing protein codes for MALLALAAGVLAGGVAIYLILRALFMTRKNLIAANAEQTSPEKKEKVEFIIDTFSSLIQKLKEKEDELEKLRGMAERRASAAENYNEDILMCVGSGVVTFNMDRVITTFNHAAEKMLSIKKEDAVGLSCVKVFGQDNAICHVLDESLMLATSLSRQEISFQKKEGTNIWIGLSVSPLRDKEGKHTGIIIVFTDLTEIKMLREQGELRQRLAMLGEMSGGIAHELRNSMGSIMGYAKMLSKKFPDEDPSQQDISTIISEVNAMDLIIRELLNYGRNVTPSLSPVDFSGLLRNTIDITMGKYTDHKIDVDLSINDLPTVNIDEVLMRQALQNIIQNGLEAMPNGGRIKISARSHPSEYRNMTKDIQKDLQVSPSVEGIEIIVEDTGIGIPKDTLDKIFLPFYTTKPRGTGMGLALVHKIILSHGGHIDVESETGKGTTFRIYLPCISNNTE; via the coding sequence ATGGCATTATTAGCCCTTGCGGCTGGCGTACTTGCGGGCGGAGTCGCCATATACTTGATTCTCCGGGCATTGTTCATGACACGCAAGAACCTTATCGCAGCCAATGCCGAACAGACTTCACCTGAAAAAAAAGAAAAGGTCGAGTTTATAATTGACACATTCTCATCACTCATACAGAAACTGAAGGAAAAAGAAGACGAGTTGGAGAAACTGCGGGGCATGGCAGAGCGTCGTGCATCTGCAGCAGAGAATTATAATGAAGATATCCTTATGTGTGTCGGGAGCGGTGTTGTGACATTTAATATGGACAGGGTTATAACGACTTTTAATCATGCGGCAGAAAAGATGTTATCAATTAAAAAAGAGGATGCAGTGGGATTGTCTTGCGTAAAAGTCTTCGGTCAGGATAACGCTATATGCCATGTTCTTGATGAGTCATTAATGCTGGCAACATCCCTGTCGCGACAGGAGATATCGTTCCAGAAAAAAGAAGGTACTAATATATGGATAGGTCTGTCGGTTTCACCTCTGCGGGATAAGGAAGGGAAACATACTGGAATTATAATTGTATTCACAGACCTCACAGAGATAAAGATGCTGCGGGAGCAGGGCGAACTCAGGCAGCGCCTTGCCATGCTGGGGGAGATGTCAGGCGGTATTGCACATGAACTCAGAAACTCGATGGGTTCAATTATGGGATATGCAAAGATGCTTTCAAAAAAATTCCCCGATGAAGACCCTTCACAGCAAGATATTTCCACTATTATCTCAGAAGTTAATGCCATGGACCTGATAATAAGGGAATTGTTAAACTATGGGAGGAATGTTACTCCATCCCTTAGCCCGGTTGATTTTAGCGGATTACTTAGAAACACCATAGACATTACTATGGGCAAATATACAGATCATAAAATAGATGTAGACTTGAGCATCAATGATTTGCCAACAGTGAATATTGATGAGGTATTAATGCGGCAGGCCCTGCAAAACATAATACAGAACGGGCTTGAGGCAATGCCAAACGGGGGAAGGATCAAGATAAGTGCAAGAAGTCATCCGTCAGAATACAGAAACATGACAAAAGATATTCAAAAAGACCTGCAGGTATCTCCATCTGTTGAAGGCATTGAGATAATTGTTGAAGATACAGGCATCGGGATACCTAAAGATACACTGGACAAGATATTTCTTCCGTTCTATACGACAAAACCACGCGGCACAGGGATGGGGCTTGCACTCGTACATAAGATCATACTCTCACATGGGGGACACATTGACGTAGAGAGCGAGACCGGGAAGGGAACCACTTTCAGGATATATTTGCCTTGTATCAGTAACAACACGGAATAA